The genome window ATATGGATTAACGCAGACTCATTTGGCGTACTCCTCACATTTGCACTGGTTGGAGGTTTGTCAGCTGGTGTCTTTTGGGTCAACATATCACCTGTCCTCGTCGAGGTTATGGGACTAGAGAACCTAGCATCGGTGTTGTGAGTTGTCTTTGGGTCGCTATGGCTGCTTCATCGACGTTTAGTGCTCCTATTGCTCTGGAGATCTCTACAGGAACAGGAAGCTACTTAGGTGCGCAGCTGTTTGCTAGATTTTTGTACATTGCTGCATCCTTTTGCGTACTTGGAGTCACGGTGGAAGATTCGAAGCTTGGGTGCTGAGAAAGCAAGGTATACTACCTCAGCACCTAGAGAAGACGGACAAGACCTGGAACCGACGAGTTTCGATTTAAAGTGTCTCAAGTTTGATGTCATATAACTGACCACAAAATACTAACGCCTAACCCCTAATATTGATGCCGTCAAACCTTTATGCCATACCATTAAAGTCATTAAAATCGAAGAACCCATTCGCATCCATCATTGACTGATCCATTCCCAAATATCCCATATCTATATACGTGGCAACATCTGGCACGCCCGAATCAACAGATTTGAACCACTCATCCGTAAACATTCCTTGATCGATCGTTTCTCGTGAAGCCTGTGGATCAGGTGGCGCAAGCAAAGAGTCGATCTGACATGCAAAGAAACGAGCAAGATCAAAGTAAAGGTGTacagatgatgaggctggaaGGTGCTGCACCACACGGTCAAAGAATGGAATGACACTGATAACCTTTTCTGCAGCGGCGGCAGTTTCTTCTGCTGTAATGCCGCCTTTCTTTACGGCCTGGGTACCAGGTTACTGATGTTCAAATATctgagaaagaaagagacttACCCGTAGTATCTCAGTCATAGCGTGGCATATCATAATAAACTGGTTATTCTGAAAGCCAACTGAGACGTCGTTCATTGTTTTATCTGTCACCAAGTGGTCAAAGATACGACCAGCAACTTCAATACTCTTTCTCTGGATGATCAAAAGTGCAGATGCTGCCGCACTATCCTCAGAGGCCGTCAAGTCTCGCAAAGCCTGAGCGTTAAAGACCAGAATGCTGTGATCCATATAGAAAGCGAGGATAGGGAGATATTTCGAAGACGGCAGGTCATCTGCTTGACAGCGTTCGTTGCGGACGCGAGTTAGTCGCTCGTAAGCTTCTTTGTGCCACTCTAGGATGAAAGCTGGTGTCGAGACTATGTGTCGACGCTTCTCCATCGCCTGGAGCTGTAACAATGATCGTCAGCTGGAATTCGGTCACCTCAGTATCGAACTTACCAATAATCCCCTAATCTCGATTACTCCACTGATGATACGATCTGTTGGTTCTGCCATAGGTGATTTCCACCAATCTACTGCATTACGAGGTACTGCCCTCCAGCTCATACACTGTAAGCGACCATTGAGGGCCCCGAAGCCTTTATCTACGATAAAAGTGTATAGCCACGCTCTCTCGTAGTTTCTGGCATACCTGTCGGCCAGCTCTGGTGAAGAATTCGGAAATTCTGCGTTGACATATTCTTTCACAACATCTGATCTGTTAATTCCCATCTCTTTGGCTAACTGAACAGCCTTCGAAGAAGTCAGCACGCAATTCGAAATATGATCTTACATGAACGCACTTACATGGCTCAATGTTAGCCAGTATGGATCATCTGCCTGCCTTGCAGAGAGAGGTGCCCAGTATTGGTAGGCGACAATGGCTTGGATAGTTGAGAGGGATTTCACCGACGCAGCGATACACCATCTGATATTGCCACTAGCTAATGACGACAGAACGGGGTATATGGCTCGGTCGCGAGGGCGTGCCGAGACAGCGCATCCTAGAGCGCAGATCACGGAAAATAAGGTGAATGAGCATCCATAGACATATTCGCGAGTATGTAACGTGGCGTCTAGGAGGCCGATCAGAGGATGACGAATCTGGAAGAATCTTTTCTATCCGTCAGCATTACAGCGACACCAAACTTTGGCTGTTGACGTACAGTTGGAAGTATAGTGCAGCGTCGTTATCATCGATCAATCTTGAAGTAAGTGGATCGCAAGTGTCTCTCTCCAACTTGAACGGAGAATCAACTGCTTGAGTTGCCAGAACCTCCCAGTCTTTTTGCTGTGCTCTATGTGGGCCTGATACGAATTAGACAACAGACGAAAGAGGTATTCGTATTCTTGCGCTTACCAAAATACAAAGCCAGTCTTTCTTTTATCGGCGCCATGATAGCTTCGCGCATACCCGGCTGCATCGGCATCTGAGATCTAAGTCTGTCACAAGCCGCAGAAGAACTCATCGAAATAGCGGCCGTGACCATTGTTATCGGTGACACCAAACCATCGGCATCATCGCTCTCGTCATAACTGACTGAACGTCGGTGAGTGACCGAATGCGACGATTGACTCGTACCGTGGCCATACTCGGGCGCTGAATCAGTCCCCTGTCCATGTGTCCACGGAGTTCCTCTTATAGACACTGTTGTATTTGGACTGGGGAGAGTTTGGCCTAAAAGAGCTGTGAGGATTTCCTCACGGGCACCGCTTTCTTCGATGCGAGCGAGGAGCTTCTCTACACTGTCAGGTTTGCTGGGAGCGGTCAGAAACGCCTTATGAGTGGTGTATGGTCTTACTTTGTGCTACCATGCTTACGGCCCCTGTTCGAACGAGCTGGATATTTACAGATGCGATCATGAGAAGCGCAGCGAGAACTAATACCCCCGTGTCAGTCTCGCGTGAAGGTGGCTAGGGCTAGACCGACTTACCAAGGATCCTGGCGATCGCACTTCTGCCTCGATGCGCGGCAGCTAAAGCATGCAACCTGATGCTGCTGCACCTTTTCAGCCGGAGCATCCATTTCGGTTATCTCTGTATAGTTCAGGGTGGACCTGTTGGGGGGATCTTTAGCCGCCATCAGTATGAAATGCGGGAGGTTCGGGGTCTTGTAAAGTGGTCGCTGTTTTGATCTAGACCCCGGTAGTATCCACACGTGATCGTCCTGAGTAATCAGTGGACCAGAGCATTCCCCGGAAATGGATAGTATAAGCATAAACGGCGAatggcttttattaatacaaTCATAtgattatttactaaatgAGTATGAAGTTTTGAACAAGTATATTAGAAGCCCAGAATGCGAAAAAGAGGGAATTGAGTCCTCACTAAACTCGTCGCGTCTcatttactaataattttCTGAGGTGAAGAATGATCAACATCAAACTAAAGCATAGAAATGAAATGAACACCGTCTGATACTAATAAGAGTATTGATTAATCTACTTTAGTGAACAGTAAGATTTTGTCCTGACTCCTAGCATCTTATCCATCCGAGATGGTGCTTCGAAGACACAGCGCAAATAAGGTTGTTGTGATATCGCCTTTCATCTCATGCAAATACAATAAAACGAAAGACGGGAGTGATTCAGCTAGAATCGTAGTGACCCCCCGTATCTTAAAAACTGGTAAGGCGTTTAAGTTAAAGTCCCAGAGGCTCCTGTATTTCGGGTTGTTCTCTATCCCGTCCATCAAGCCCCTGTACTTAGTTGAAAAGACCAAAAGTGAACTCCTTGGTCTATGGGAGTgcgatgttgaagatcaGACAGCAAAGAACAGTCAAAAACAGAGGGCTAGCAAGGACTGAATAGGATGAAAACATTGTCTGCCCTTTCTGTGATTCTCGCCACTGTAAAAAGGCCGTATTTTCATCATTAGACATGGCGACATATCTGAGCATATCGTCATGGCTCATATAGATATCCTCCAGGGACCACGCATTCTCTTGTGAAGGACCGGCGATTACCTCCATTAGACATAGAAGCTAGTCGTGGAACTCCTCGCACCCCATAGTGCGGGATGGAATAGTGCTGAATAGAATACTGCTGGGGAATGGGTATAATCTGACAGGGAGACCGAGGCAAAAGGGGGCCAGATAACCGTAGCAGAAAACAAGATAGAGATTGAGGGGGTGAAAGGACGAGAGGTTGGTGGGTTgtgagaaggaaagaaactcagttgaagttgaagatgagtaATGAGAAATGTATTTACTCTACGAATAGTGACCGTGTTGTTGCAATCTCAACTTTGGCTAAAAGGTACGTAACTTTCTCAAAGCTGCTACGGGATAGTGAAGCCTCATGAGAATAAACAATGATTGATGAGCATCGAATCATTCCATGACTTATGGCTCAGAGATTTACTGTTCAACTAGGTACACAACAGACAGTCCATTGTTCGGGCTGCATGTATCACGTAATTCATGGATCTCATTCGAACAGTCTTAAGCTCAGGTCGCGGTGAATGAGACACATCGCTTGAGCGCTTGAGTTGTTTTACTACCGTCACTGAGGTGCATTGGTTATccaaattaacttttttttctaCTTTCACGTGTCTATCTCATACAACAAAGCGCCCATTCAAGTCTTTTAACGAAGTTCATTTCAAAAAGCCGACAATCGTATAGGCAGATATCTCGTTTTCGCTTTGAGAAGATGACAAGCGTGATGGTAAAGCTCGTGTTAATTGGGACAAAGAATAGCAGAGTAATAGGCGGCTACTGGCCCTAGCATAACATGCAACTCAGTGTTCCATAAACCGCTTGCGATGCTGGTTTGTTTTTGAGTCTCCCGATCAAAGGCGACAAAGtctcttctttgttcaagGTATCTTAGGATATTTCAGcgcttaaaaataaaaaaaatgcAATATTGATCCGCCGCCAATCACTTCCCTTCAATCACAGGTATCCATGCCCTCCTCCTGGTGAACTCCCATACCCTCCAGCCGGCGCCAATCCGCCACCATGTGTTGTCCCTGAAACACCACCATAAACTCCTCCATTAACACCCCCGTTTGGCCCTCCACTGACGCCAGAATAAACACCGCCATTGACACCACCATACAGGCCACCGCCGCCATGCGGTCCACCAACGCCTAACGATCCATTGCCAGAGCTGTAGCCGACTCCGTAACCGTACTTGTCTTTGTCACCTGATGGTCTTGGACTACCGTCGAATTTGCTCCCTTGGAGTCTTGATGTAGCCTCTGGTGTTCTGCGCCCAAGGCTTGTTGGCCGTGGAGGCGGTAGATCGTCCTTttcgtctttgtcttttgaGAAGAGACTGAATAAGCACATTTGAAGGTCTGGTAGGTTGCAGTATAGATGATTGAGCGGATGATCACTTAGGAATAGAGTTTGAGATGTGAGCTCTTAGGGTTTTGTCGTTGAAAATTTTTGAGATTAGGAACAAGGTTAAGGAAACGCGGACTTTAGGGGTAGAGAGAGATTGACTTTTAAAACGACAACGGGGAATATTTAGAATTAAGGTTACTCGTCTCTGACACGCGTTCAGGGCTAAAAAGCGGGCTCTAGTGGCTGTGTGAGCCAACTACGGCCAATGGGACATACCGTTCCAGCGCTTGGACTGCACCGCCACTAGAGCCAGGACCCTGTAGGCGCCTGATCTAGCACAGCCTGAAAAGACCCTGCATTCAGCTCTTGCGACACGACGCGACACGAAAGCATTACGAGGCAGCGCTGAAGTCATTGATAGGTTGCCAAATGATGCTGACAGTAAGCTTATCTTGGTTCCGTACTTCACGACTAAATGGTATGCATATGAAAAGTATATACGGGATTCTCAGGTCACAATAGCATCGAGCTGTAAACCGTAGTGTGAACTCGTTTTTATTCTCAAACGATTTGTTCATTCACTCAAGTCTCAATATCTAAAAGGGTTTCCTCCACACCCATCGTCAGTTCAATCCATCCTGAACCCTCAAAGTACCTGTAATACatgcttcatctcatcactaGAAAGCTTTTCAGCATACTCGCGAGCACTACCAAACTGCCCCTTCATATCTGGATCTGCGCCTTGACTCAACAGCCATTTAACCCTTTCGATAGCGCCCGCCATGACAGCATTGACAATTGGATACTCCGCTGTCACATGGCGTGAGATTGCCTTATCGTTAACCCGCGCACCGTTCTTTACCAGTATTTCCATGACAGGAATCCTCGCCTGGTCAAATTCTTTGCTTGGTGTTACAACTCCAGCGTGAGGGTTTGATCCCGGTGGATAGGCACCTGCTGCATAATACAATGGTGCTCCGTTGTCAATTTTGGCATCAGCATGGAGTAGCTTCTGTACCGTTTGAACTGTGCCTATCGTTGCTGCAATCTCGAGTGCCTCGCATGAATTCGTTTCAGGATCGCCAAAACGGTCGCGATTGTCCTGTTGTTTGCCAAGATTCGGATCTGCACCATTCTCAAGAAACCAGTCAAGAAGATAATCGTTGCCCGAACGGATAACGGATGGTAGTAGGACAGCTCCGTAGAACCCAGGTGTGTTTACAGTCCAGCCGTGCTGCAGAAGCAGTTCGAACAAGGGCTTTTGCTGGTCTTGTGGAGCAGCCAAAGCCCATGATGGAGTTATTCTTGTGATTGGTGCTCCAGCATCAAATAAATAGCGCGTaacatcaaccttgccgCTACCCAAAGCGTTAAAAAGACCTTCGTGAAGGAAAGCTGGCGTGCGAGATTTAGAGGTAACGATGGACTCGACGGTAGCCATATCGCCTTCTCGACAAGCCTTGCCGAATTGGACAAAATCGGGCTGTGTGGAAGAAAAGCCGTTGAAAAGCATCAGATCATTGGGCTCAGTGATGGGAATATCGTCGTAGGAGGCGCCCATACGATTGCCCGCGCGTCGCTGTTCTGGTGTCATTCGCTGGAGCTCGTCGAATTGACGTTTAGCCTGGGCGAGGACGATTTGTACTACTGCAGGCGGCATgttttgttgctgctgtcgcATCGTAGTCTGTCGCCCCCTCCATGCGAGGGCCTCTTGAGTTTGCCCTGATGACATTGTTTTCGTGGATTTATTCTTGGTCGGTGAACTTCGGTGATGACAGTTCGAACATGAGGTTGCGTTGGTTTTGTGCTGATCTTAGCTGACGTAATGCTCGACTTGAAACATCGATCACTAACCCAGTGAACGAGAAGGATTCGTAAGTCCTTTCATTTCAAAAAACtgataaataagatatttttatttcaTCCATAATTATCAGACTGCATATGCGACGTATAATATGGTAGCTTAGTGATGCCGTTTGCTGAATGTGTATCTAAACATTGAGCTCTGGAGTGCTCCCATCACCTGGAATTCGCTCGGGATAATTCTTAGGAAATATCCCGTAGATTCATGTTAACCCCTCAAAATTGCACAATGAAGGAGGCTAATCCAGCCATTAATATGGCACCTAACATACGGACAGCACTCGATCTAGCCCCATTAGTTTCCTTCGGTGCCGCAGCATCAGTTGAAGCGCTAGTAGCCGTGACCTCTGCACTTGTAGCCTCAGTCTCACTTCCGGTTGCTTGAGCAGCACTAGAATCTTCCATGGTCGTGGCCTGAGATTCTCTTTCAAGCAGCTCTTGGcccttggtgatgatgatcgGCAGCGTGCCAAACATGAGCTCAAATTCTTTCGTGATACTTCCGTAACCGGTCACAACGTCGGTAACACCGTCTTCCCCGGTTTCCTTCGGCAGCGCCATGGTTGTACAAGTCTGAGGCGTGCCGCTGCTCACAAGACACTCAACAGAACTGGCGCCGCCCAGATCGTTCAATGCCAACATCCAATGGAAGACGCCCGTTGAAGCCGCGCCAGCTGGGACAGTCTTGCTTGCCCATGGTCCGATTACAATGGAGTTGTTGTACCCAGATGATTCGCATGCTGCGGAGACTTCGTCAGGGCAGTATAATTgtattgttgttgctgttggattGGCGGCGATGACTACCGCCGAGGGCGTCTGTTCTTTGTACAGAGCCAAGGGAAGTATGAAGACTGGTGTGGTGAGTGCTGACGACATTTCAGGTATAATGAATGACTATGGTGggatgttggtgatgaagagTCTTGAGTGGGATGGTTGGGCTTTAAGAGAAACAACAGGGAGCATGGATCTCGGCGAATTCTCAAAATGGAATGTCAACTGATAACTCTGGTTGGCCAATTCATGGGACGATGAATAGGAGCCTGCTAGGGCTGAGCTTGGCTAGTAATCTCGGGTGGTTAAAGCTGGCTAATCCAACATCTCGCGATCAAAGCGGAATTCCGCTCTGAGACGGAGTACATACTCTCATTGTAATTACCTTGTGATATACCAGTCTCCTACTGTAATCTCAGATATCAACAAATTCTCAGTGATGGCATCTCACTATTTAATGATAAGAGAGGCAATCACAGCCATGGCCACAACACCCGCAATACAGGCAGCACTCGATCCAACCCCATTCGTCTCCTCCGGTGACGCTGTATCAGTTGAAGTTGTTGTAGCTCCCCCAAGTAGCTCCTGACCAGCAGTGATAACAATTGACATGTACGTAAACTGCGTTGCCAACGTCGCGCCTGGCATCATATTTGTCGCGGTTTCAGTGACTGGGCCCCCATAAATATCTCCGCCCTTCCAAGTCCTGGTTTGCATCTCTGTAACCAAGTGCGTGCATGTCTGAGGCATGCCGCTACTCATAAGACACTCCACAGAGAGGGCTGTTCCCCAGTGACTGTTAGCAAGATAAAAATGAAAGGTGCCTGTCGACGGTGAACCCTCCGGAACGACGGTACTAGCCCATGGCCCGACGACAAAGGTGTTGCTGTATTCATATGGGCAATCGGACTGGACGGGACATCCCAGTTCGATGGTGGTTGCTGTGGGATTAGCGCTTACGACTGAGCCCGTTGGTGTATGTATCATATATTCCTCTGCATCGTAAATGAAAAAGGTCGGGGTGACTGGAGGAAAGGTTTCAGTCGTGGCTTTTCGTAGTGAAGCAGAGATCTCGCTGGCATCCTCTGTAGGTGTAGCTTGAACATCAGTTCCCAGCTGCTCCTGGCCAGACGTGAGGACGATCGGCAACTGAATGGTATCCAGCATTTCATCCGTCTCTGTTACAGTCCAGCTATTACGTGTCCAACCCCTCTCTGTATCCCACCTCGTATAACCTAGCGGAACTTGAAGCCCAGTGCAAGTCTTGCGTATACCAGAGCTCATGAGACACTCATACGATATTGCCTCCCTTTCAATTTCGAAATACCACCGAAACGTTCCAGTAGAAGGCAGTCCTTCTGGAACGACTGTACTGGCCCATGGCCCGACCACGAAGGTATTGGTATAGTTCTGATTACATTCAATGTTCTCGTGCCTTGGGCACCCTAGCCCGATTGTTGTTGCAGTGGGATTTGCGTCTATGACTGACCCGGTTGGTCTCACCATAGTGTAAATGGCCACGGAAATGATATTGACGGTTGTCGTAAGTGCGGACGACATTTTGAAAAGAGAtgctgatgaagcagaagtaATCTTAGACACGGCTGATGAGCTGGTACTGAGCAGTCAAAATATTCAGCTGAGCCTCTAAGTTTTATAGAAACAGAAAAGAATGAAACTGTCGGTGATCTCCAAGAAGGGAAGCTCGAAAATCGTGATTTCCATTGGTTCATCCATCGCCAAGCAGAAAAAGCCACCGCCAAGGCTGTGATGTATATATGGTTAAAGTCGGTTAATCGTCCGAATAGAGACAAGTTGAGTCTCTTTCGGGCACATTGGCTCCCTCCCGACAGAATGGGATTCACATGTCAATAAAACTGAACAAGTCCAAAAATCAAAAGCCCGTATTGCCAGTAATTTCATTTGTCTAAGGTTTAAGGCGTCAAGTCCTCCTCTGTCGTATATCTGGTGCCATTGATTACCAACTGAACCTAATTTGTCGCCAGCTCTTTGGAACCATTTGGCACTCATCGATCACACAGATTCTACTGCTGTATCATATCTTccacaagaaaaagaaatgccCTTATGCGTTTTGTTTGGATGGAGAGTCCATTCCCAATCACTAGGAATCATTATGCATGCTGTCGATATTCTCTGCCGGTCTGCTCTCCGTGTTACTATATGGGCTCGGCAACAGCATAcagtaattataagctatataatatcaTTTCCTCTTTTGTAAGCTCCCACTTGTGCGAATAATCTATGCAATGAACTAAAACTAACAGTATCTCCTTAGCGAGCAGGACTCAGGCCGCTATCGAGCAAACTAATATCTCTAACTTCTATATGCTGGGATAAGGCTACAAACTCTCAACCATAACtctcaactgcaaacaataaatctttttaaaaacttgTATATTAAATTGAATGCCTGATAAATTGCTATAGAAGATATCTGATGTCATGAAAGCCAGCCATATGACTGAGCTGGTAGCTGAAATTCGAATTCAGTCAGGTCTCAGATCATTTCAACCTGAACTTATAGCTATCTCATATGGGAAACGGTCTCGAACAACGAGATCATGGATGTAGATTCTCACAATTGCCGGAATATCATGGGAAGGAAGCAGGCTTTCTTCGAGGTACTTCGACTAGGTTGCCCGCGTACCAAGCTAATCGACACCCGCGTTATACTCTAACAGTCGAGTTCCACTTTTGTAATGATAATACCTCAGCAGCAACGACCATCGAGCCATTAGAGATGAATGCAGTAGAAAAGACGAGCtcataatttatattttatactgAAGAACTTGATGCTATTGAAAGCAAGAACTTCCCCGAATAACCAATTTCAAGGTGTGATCGGGATAGTAAAGATAAGCCCGCACTTATTCTTATCACCCAATCAACTGCTTCGTTCTTATCGTGACCATTCAACCATTTAATACCCTGCTACCCCAGACTTTCATCCTCCAAACCAATTGCCCGCTTCAATTGACCGATGCCGATACTCATGTGATCACAGAAGCACATGACAGGGAAACGATCACGTAAAGGTTGTGGTGAGTGTAGAAAACGAAGGCGTAAGTGTGACGAAGTGAAGCCTAGCTGCGGTCAATGTGTCTCGAATCGTCGGACCTGCAAATATGAGCTGAGACTTGTTTGGAGTCAAGGAGTACAGAATAGACGAAATGGTATGTGCATCCCAGGAACGATGGTAATATCACTTACTGAACCCCGTTGAGTAGTCTCAAGTAATTCAATAAGCTTCAGCGGCACCTTGGACCTTGGTACAGGGGAAGATAATTCCATATCATCAATACCAGAGTCCCTTCCAAACGGCTTGGCGCTCCCAAGGCGGTATAAGAAGTTGCTGCATCATTTTGCCGAAGGTGTTCTGGCATCGTTATCGAGTCACCCAACTATCCACGATGACTTTCGTCGTGGCCTTATGCCCACTATGCTCGAATCTCCCCATCTCCTCTCTGCCAGTCTGGCACTATCAACCGCAAGCTTTGAGTCGAGGGGCATGACGGAAGTCGAAGGAACGAGCACATCTCGAATAATGGAACACCTGCAATCTTCAGGCCTGCCTTTGTTGAGATCAGCTTTAGCACAAGGACAACAGAGTGAGATTCTTATTGCAACTTGCCTAATCTGGTGCTTGGCGGACGTGTTTTCAGGTCAGCAGGGAATGTTCAGGTGGCCAATTCACTTGCAGGGTATCaaggctcttcttcaaggccgTCATGATTATCACAGATTTGTGGTAAGCGATAGTGCCTTGAGATCTGCGATGAAGCATCTCTTTATGCTGTATCGCAGTTTAGAGACTTTACCGCACGTACCTAAAATAACATCAGAGAAGGCCAACTTGATTGTTCCTGCGAATACCGCGTACAATCATCAGATTGACGGGTTTCTGGGGTACAGCGAAGAGCTTCTCGATATCCTGCAACAGATTAACGCATCGACACCAGCATCTCGGCTAGAAGACTCTTCTATTGATGCAGAGACCTTACTGGGCAAGCTGAACGCTATGATCAGGCGAGATGTCAAGTCACCGCCCGGCGTCTCAATTTCCTCACTTTCGTCACAATCAGGTCGCGAGTTTGCCCTCTGCAACAAAGTCTTCCAACAAGCAACTCTGATCCAGCTATATCGACAGTTGTATGACTTGCCTTCGTCATCACAACCCATACAGGATGCTGTTCAGACTATCAGCGGAATGATCAGCAACATGGCCCAAGGCGAGCCATGCAACACCTGGGTCGCAATGGCTATGCCTCTGTTTACAGTGGGTTGCGAGGCCTACAAAGAGGAACAGAAGACTTTCATTCTTGATAAGATCCATAAACTTGAGATTTGTATTGGCTCGCTGCATGTCAAGGTGATTGAGCAAGCACTAAAGGATATCTGGAAGATCAGAGAGGATTGCAACGATTTTGAGGGATATCTCTGTGCCAGCCATTTACTAGGTAAGCTCTACTTGATCGTTCATCATGAAACTAGCTGACCCAACTTGAATAATTAGAAAAGTTGTCATATAATATTGTTTTGTTTTGAAAAACTCTAACTATAAATCAAGAGCCCAAGTCGAAATACATCTAGCACACACACCATCCTATATGTGATTC of Fusarium musae strain F31 chromosome 5, whole genome shotgun sequence contains these proteins:
- a CDS encoding hypothetical protein (EggNog:ENOG41), encoding MAEPTDRIISGVIEIRGLLLQAMEKRRHIVSTPAFILEWHKEAYERLTRVRNERCQADDLPSSKYLPILAFYMDHSILVFNAQALRDLTASEDSAAASALLIIQRKSIEVAGRIFDHLVTDKTMNDVSVGFQNNQFIMICHAMTEILRAVKKGGITAEETAAAAEKVISVIPFFDRVVQHLPASSSVHLYFDLARFFACQIDSLLAPPDPQASRETIDQGMFTDEWFKSVDSGVPDVATYIDMGYLGMDQSMMDANGFFDFNDFNGMA
- a CDS encoding hypothetical protein (antiSMASH:Cluster_5.1) — translated: MALPKETGEDGVTDVVTGYGSITKEFELMFGTLPIIITKGQELLERESQATTMEDSSAAQATGSETEATSAEVTATSASTDAAAPKETNGARSSAVRQTQEALAWRGRQTTMRQQQQNMPPAVVQIVLAQAKRQFDELQRMTPEQRRAGNRMGASYDDIPITEPNDLMLFNGFSSTQPDFVQFGKACREGDMATVESIVTSKSRTPAFLHEGLFNALGSGKVDVTRYLFDAGAPITRITPSWALAAPQDQQKPLFELLLQHGWTVNTPGFYGAVLLPSVIRSGNDYLLDWFLENGADPNLGKQQDNRDRFGDPETNSCEALEIAATIGTVQTVQKLLHADAKIDNGAPLYYAAGAYPPGSNPHAGVVTPSKEFDQARIPVMEILVKNGARVNDKAISRHVTAEYPIVNAVMAGAIERVKWLLSQGADPDMKGQFGSAREYAEKLSSDEMKHVLQVL
- a CDS encoding hypothetical protein (antiSMASH:Cluster_5.1) codes for the protein MIITDLCLETLPHVPKITSEKANLIVPANTAYNHQIDGFLGYSEELLDILQQINASTPASRLEDSSIDAETLLGKLNAMIRRDVKSPPGVSISSLSSQSGREFALCNKVFQQATLIQLYRQLYDLPSSSQPIQDAVQTISGMISNMAQGEPCNTWVAMAMPLFTVGCEAYKEEQKTFILDKIHKLEICIGSLHVKVIEQALKDIWKIREDCNDFEGYLCASHLLGKLYLIVHHETS